From Campylobacter lari, the proteins below share one genomic window:
- a CDS encoding sulfotransferase family protein gives MFKDFHDKYKCIFIHVPKVAGSSIERVIYQTDRWLVGHVKASDYVKLDRDRFENYFSFGFVRNPYDRVVSAYHYLRNGGGNSWDANWAKIHLNKYFSFEDFIMDLHNEKVKDEILNWIHFVPQYKFLCNEQKKILVNFVGKFENLSKDFAKILQILNRNDKLVHINKSKHFNYSNYYNKVTYKVIRDIYKDDFEIFDYDLEEQKIFFHIPYRKYSNLLENKLINKNEIIESLRIDKLINNQKSNHFIQKQISQINNKNKIIISKDKKIFDQNLEICTKNKIISFISKYGTAKSRIQNQLSYKLGQAMIVNSKSILGYLIIPVALLSIIISHKQEQKIYQEKIKKDPSLKLPPLESYPDCKEALKLKNHLSYKLGQALIQANKTWYKGGYVKMLFEIRKLKRKFRNRKI, from the coding sequence ATGTTTAAAGATTTTCATGATAAGTATAAGTGTATTTTTATTCATGTGCCAAAAGTTGCTGGCAGTAGTATAGAAAGGGTAATATATCAAACAGATAGATGGCTTGTTGGTCATGTAAAAGCGAGTGATTATGTAAAGCTTGACAGGGATAGATTTGAGAATTATTTTTCTTTTGGCTTTGTAAGGAATCCTTATGATAGAGTGGTTTCTGCATATCATTATTTAAGAAATGGAGGAGGTAATTCTTGGGATGCAAATTGGGCTAAAATTCACTTAAATAAATATTTTTCTTTTGAAGATTTTATTATGGATTTGCATAATGAAAAAGTAAAAGATGAAATATTAAATTGGATACATTTTGTGCCACAATATAAGTTTTTATGCAATGAACAAAAAAAGATATTAGTAAATTTTGTAGGTAAATTTGAAAATTTAAGCAAAGATTTTGCAAAAATTTTACAGATTTTAAATAGAAATGATAAGCTTGTTCATATAAATAAAAGTAAACATTTTAATTATAGTAATTATTATAATAAGGTAACTTATAAAGTTATTAGAGATATTTATAAAGATGATTTTGAAATTTTTGATTATGATTTAGAAGAACAAAAAATATTTTTTCATATTCCATATAGAAAATATTCTAATCTGTTAGAAAATAAGCTTATAAATAAAAACGAAATTATAGAATCTTTAAGAATTGACAAGTTGATAAATAATCAAAAATCAAATCATTTTATACAAAAACAAATATCTCAAATAAATAATAAAAATAAGATTATTATAAGCAAAGATAAAAAAATTTTTGATCAAAATTTGGAAATTTGCACAAAAAATAAAATAATATCTTTTATTTCCAAATATGGTACAGCTAAATCTCGTATCCAAAACCAACTTTCTTATAAATTAGGCCAAGCTATGATAGTTAATTCTAAATCTATACTAGGTTACTTAATAATACCTGTAGCATTATTAAGTATAATAATTTCGCATAAACAAGAACAAAAAATCTACCAAGAAAAAATAAAAAAAGATCCTTCTTTAAAACTACCTCCTTTAGAATCTTATCCTGATTGTAAAGAAGCCTTAAAACTTAAAAATCATCTTTCTTATAAATTAGGACAAGCTCTTATACAAGCTAATAAAACTTGGTATAAGGGTGGGTATGTTAAGATGTTGTTTGAAATTAGGAAGTTGAAAAGAAAGTTTAGAAATAGAAAAATTTGA
- the cysC gene encoding adenylyl-sulfate kinase, whose product MSKNLTWHTSSITKTQRAKLKNQKPCVLWFSGLSGSGKSTLANAVEKKLFEQGFHTYLLDGDNVRHGLNKDLGFDEVSRVENIRRIGEVCKLFVDAGMIVLCAFISPFEKDRKLIKDLLDDDEYIEIFVDTPLEICEKRDPKGLYKKARNGEIKNFTGIDSPYEKPKNPHIHITKEDLNENVDMILRFLNGRKCDV is encoded by the coding sequence ATGAGTAAAAATTTAACTTGGCATACAAGTAGCATTACAAAAACTCAAAGAGCTAAACTTAAAAATCAAAAACCATGTGTTTTATGGTTTAGTGGGCTTAGTGGTAGTGGTAAATCTACTTTGGCTAATGCAGTTGAAAAAAAACTTTTTGAACAAGGTTTTCATACTTATCTTTTAGATGGGGATAATGTACGTCATGGACTTAATAAAGATTTGGGTTTTGATGAGGTTTCAAGAGTAGAAAACATAAGACGCATAGGAGAAGTATGTAAGCTTTTTGTAGATGCTGGTATGATAGTACTTTGTGCTTTTATATCGCCTTTTGAAAAAGATAGAAAACTTATAAAAGATCTTTTAGATGATGATGAATATATAGAAATATTTGTTGATACACCTTTGGAAATTTGTGAAAAAAGAGATCCTAAAGGACTTTATAAAAAAGCAAGAAATGGAGAAATTAAAAATTTCACAGGTATAGATAGTCCTTATGAAAAACCTAAAAACCCACATATACACATAACAAAAGAAGATCTTAATGAGAATGTGGATATGATTTTGAGATTTTTAAATGGAAGAAAGTGTGATGTTTAA